One Salmo salar chromosome ssa01, Ssal_v3.1, whole genome shotgun sequence DNA window includes the following coding sequences:
- the LOC106607535 gene encoding G-protein coupled receptor family C group 6 member A, whose product MWVLLLLIVTVTSIVSEPSCSVNNNPRHIFVPGDVVVGGLFPVYLQVETNGSKIPPQKTCIDYDVQMFLRSQVMIYAIQEINRSQMLPNVSVGYEIYDTCGDVTNTIRATLSMMEDIQGQGVKPNVTKPHVKVVIGERYSEKSIAVARLLALPSVAQISYSSTSELLSRKCKFPSFLRTVSSDEHQTIAIAELVRHLNWESVGVIGSDDEYGKYGAERLIDLFNDRKLCVDFKEILSANFLLNGTRMQTELAMLMSKIRSSSAEAIVIFTAELNVRIILKEVVRMGISRIWIACDTWSTNKEFSKMPDIQKVGRVFGFIPKRNKVPGFHDYVRDSMFQSKAHNSFIHEFMCHYPPCPDSLVDESVLNCTLPDPKSQSEGGGRTCLDRRCLLKYIDEDESYYIYLAVKVVAQGLRSLLNCNNVRCKRNASFAVWELLEELKRVNFIVDNTTHIAFDEHGDPTTGYDIVEWNMSVSENRIITVGEYRPNEPIHIREHLIREFENVTVTFANCYKTCNPGYELTSTINSCCKACLLCGHGHISTGGGKKCMACHPESEYTSSDMDRCLMKTIDNLGWTDAFTIVLVSFDVLGIVVSLLVTILFAVDRRTPIVKSTGGNLSFLELLSLLTCFCCISMFLGGPTKTTCLAGLPLFGMAFTVCVSCILANLLQIFVGFTFDLRVTVGDKLKRLNRPIAVVTCCSAVQVAVCVLWLTYAPPFIVKSSRFDEATILLECNKGSKTLFGAMLTYIALLAVVCFLFAFKGKQLPDLYKNASFVSISMMIFLVVWIVFIPVYINMSGKYQQAIEAAAILVSNYSVLCCHFAPKCYIMLFRKELNNENAITNYIRKHYEQKGMAVVNK is encoded by the exons atGTGGGTCTTGTTGCTCTTAATTGTGACTGTAACCTCAATAGTCTCGGAACCTTCTTGTTCAGTCAACAACAATCCTCGTCATATTTTTGTCCCTGGGGACGTTGTTGTGGGTGGACTTTTTCCTGTTTACCTGCAGGTGGAAACTAATGGATCCAAGATTCCTCCTCAAAAGACTTGCATTGA TTACGACGTGCAGATGTTCCTCCGATCGCAAGTGATGATTTATGCCATCCAAGAGATAAACAGGTCTCAGATGTTGCCCAATGTGAGTGTGGGATATGAAATATACGACACCTGCGGGGATGTAACTAATACCATCAGAGCAACACTGAGCATGATGGAGGACATCCAGGGGCAGGGGGTGAAGCCTAATGTAACCAAACCACATGTTAAAGTGGTAATTGGGGAGAGGTATTCAGAGAAGTCAATTGCTGTTGCCCGTCTACTAGCTCTACCTTCAGTGGCTCAG ATCAGTTATTCATCAACAAGTGAGTTGCTCAGTAGGAAGTGCAAGTTCCCCTCGTTTCTGCGAACGGTCTCCAGTGATGAGCATCAGACCATAGCGATCGCTGAGTTGGTGAGGCATCTCAACTGGGAGAGCGTGGGAGTGATAGGCAGTGACGATGAGTACGGCAAGTATGGCGCCGAGAGGCTGATTGATCTCTTCAATGACAGGAAACTGTGTGTGGACTTCAAGGAGATCCTATCAGCAAACTTTTTACTCAACGGGACCAGAATGCAAACAGAATTGGCCATGCTCATGTCAAAGATTCGCAGTTCGTCTGCCGAGGCTATTGTCATTTTCACAGCTGAATTGAATGTTAGGATCATCCTCAAAGAGGTCGTTAGAATGGGGATCAGCAGAATTTGGATCGCATGTGACACTTGGTCCACCAACAAGGAGTTTTCCAAAATGCCCGATATTCAAAAGGTTGGGAGGGTATTTGGATTCATTCCTAAGAGAAACAAGGTGCCGGGCTTTCATGACTACGTCCGTGACTCTATGTTCCAAAGTAAAGCCCATAACAGCTTTATCCATGAATTTATGTGTCATTATCCTCCATGTCCCGATTCCTTGGTAGATGAAAGTGTGCTGAACTGTACATTACCCGACCCCAAATCCCAGTCAGAGGGTGGTGGAAGGACATGCCTGGACAGAAGGTGCTTATTGAAGTACATTGACGAGGATGAGTCTTATTACATCTATCTAGCGGTCAAAGTCGTTGCTCAGGGGCTGAGAAGCCTGCTGAACTGCAACAATGTAAGGTGTAAACGAAATGCCAGTTTTGCTGTTTGGGAG CTTCTTGAGGAACTCAAGCGGGTTAACTTCATAGTGGACAATACCACACACATAGCTTTCGATGAACATGGTGACCCTACTACAGGATATGACATCGTAGAGTGGAACATGTCAGTTTCAGAAAATCGGATAATAACCGTTGGAGAGTATAGGCCTAATGAACCCATCCACATCAGAGAGCATCTCATCAGAGAGTTCGAAAATGTTACG GTGACTTTTGCCAACTGCTATAAAACATGTAATCCGGGATATGAGTTAACTTCAACGATAAACTCATGCTGCAAGGCGTGTTTACTTTGCGGTCATGGACACATTTCTACCGGAGGTG GTAAGAAGTGCATGGCCTGTCATCCAGAGAGTGAGTAcacatcctcagacatggacaGATGTTTGATGAAAACCATTGACAACCTGGGGTGGACTGACGCTTTCACCATTGTTCTGGTCTCATTTGATGTCTTGGGGATTGTTGTCAGCCTTCTGGTGACCATTTTGTTTGCCGTGGATCGAAGAACACCCATAGTGAAATCCACTGGAGGCAACCTCAGCTTCCTGGAGCTGCTGTCCCTGCTGACCTGCTTCTGCTGTATCAGTATGTTCCTGGGAGGGCCAACAAAGACCACCTGCCTTGCGGGTCTCCCACTCTTTGGTATGGCCTTCACTGTCTGCGTGTCCTGCATCCTGGCCAACCTGCTCCAGATCTTCGTGGGCTTCACTTTCGATCTGAGGGTTACAGTCGGCGACAAACTGAAGCGCCTCAACCGACCCATCGCCGTGGTAACGTGCTGCTCGGCGGTCCAGGTGGCCGTGTGCGTGCTGTGGCTGACCTACGCCCCACCGTTCATTGTCAAAAGCAGCAGGTTCGACGAGGCCACCATCCTTCTGGAGTGCAACAAAGGTTCCAAAACACTCTTTGGCGCCATGTTGACTTACATTGCCCTGCTGGCAGTGGTCTGCTTCCTGTTTGCGTTCAAAGGGAAGCAGTTGCCAGATTTGTATAAGAACGCCAGTTTTGTCTCCATCAGCATGATGATTTTCCTGGTGGTTTGGATCGTCTTCATCCCTGTCTACATCAACATGTCGGGGAAGTACCAGCAGGCCATCGAGGCGGCGGCCATATTGGTGTCCAATTACAGCGTCCTCTGCTGTCACTTTGCTCCCAAGTGCTACATCATGCTGTTCAGGAAGGAGCTCAACAATGAGAACGCCATCACAAATTACATCCGGAAACACTATGAACAGAAGGGCATGGCTGTTGTCAACAAATAG